One Aulosira sp. FACHB-615 DNA segment encodes these proteins:
- the glmU gene encoding bifunctional UDP-N-acetylglucosamine diphosphorylase/glucosamine-1-phosphate N-acetyltransferase GlmU: MVVVAILAAGRGTRMKSSLPKVLHSLGGRSLVEKVLESVEPLSPTRRIVIVGYQASEVKAAIQSSLSLEFVEQTIQLGTGHAIQQLLPHLEGYTGDLLVLNGDVPLLRTETIKQLLLTHQQNQNAATILTAHLSNPKGYGRVFCNGENIVQQMVEDKDCTPAQRENRRVNAGIYCFRWPDLAQVLPHLEANNAQKEYYLTDAVTQVGKVMAVDVTDEQEILGINDRLQLATAYEILQRRIKEKWMTAGVTLIDPNSITIDDTVELQADVIIEPQTHLRGNTIIKTGSRIGPGSLIENSQIGENVSIQYSVVTDSIVQAGTRIGPYSHLRGHTEVAENCRIGNFVELKNTQLGEKTNVAHLSYLGDSTTGTQVNIGAGTITANYDGVKKHRTQIGDRTKTGSNSVLVAPVTLGDDVYVAAGSTVTEDVPNDSLVIARSRQVVKKGWRKKSAEC, encoded by the coding sequence ATGGTAGTTGTAGCAATTCTAGCGGCGGGACGCGGCACAAGGATGAAATCAAGCTTACCCAAAGTTTTACATTCTTTGGGTGGGCGATCGCTAGTAGAAAAAGTTTTGGAAAGTGTAGAACCACTTTCACCTACAAGGCGCATCGTGATTGTAGGCTATCAAGCCTCAGAAGTAAAAGCTGCTATCCAGTCAAGCTTGAGCTTAGAGTTTGTGGAACAGACTATACAACTGGGAACAGGCCATGCCATCCAGCAATTACTCCCCCATCTTGAGGGCTACACTGGAGATTTATTAGTCCTGAATGGTGATGTTCCACTGTTACGCACCGAAACCATAAAACAGCTATTGCTCACTCACCAACAAAATCAAAACGCTGCTACGATTCTGACTGCACATTTATCCAACCCTAAAGGTTATGGGCGAGTTTTTTGCAATGGGGAAAACATCGTTCAACAAATGGTTGAAGATAAAGATTGTACCCCTGCTCAAAGAGAAAATCGCCGAGTTAACGCCGGGATTTACTGCTTTCGTTGGCCGGACTTAGCTCAAGTTTTACCGCATTTAGAAGCCAACAACGCCCAAAAAGAATATTACCTCACCGATGCTGTTACCCAAGTTGGGAAGGTGATGGCGGTGGATGTCACAGATGAGCAAGAAATTTTGGGGATTAACGATCGCCTACAATTAGCTACAGCCTACGAAATTTTACAAAGGCGGATCAAAGAAAAGTGGATGACCGCAGGTGTGACGCTCATCGACCCCAACAGCATCACCATTGATGACACTGTAGAATTACAAGCCGATGTGATTATTGAGCCGCAAACTCACCTGCGGGGAAATACCATAATTAAAACTGGTAGCCGCATTGGGCCGGGAAGTTTGATTGAAAATAGCCAAATCGGTGAAAACGTCAGCATTCAATATTCTGTAGTCACAGATAGTATTGTCCAAGCCGGAACTCGCATTGGCCCCTACTCTCATTTACGTGGTCATACGGAAGTGGCTGAAAATTGTCGTATCGGTAACTTTGTTGAGTTAAAAAATACACAACTAGGTGAAAAAACTAATGTAGCCCATCTATCTTATTTGGGCGATTCTACTACGGGTACTCAAGTCAACATTGGTGCAGGTACAATTACTGCTAATTATGATGGTGTCAAAAAACACAGAACCCAAATCGGCGATCGCACTAAAACAGGTTCTAATAGCGTCTTAGTTGCACCAGTGACTTTGGGTGATGATGTCTATGTCGCCGCAGGTTCCACAGTTACTGAAGATGTCCCCAACGATAGTTTAGTGATTGCTCGTAGCCGTCAGGTAGTCAAAAAAGGTTGGCGGAAGAAAAGTGCTGAGTGCTGA